In the genome of Phragmitibacter flavus, the window TTACGCGCCCCGTCAACCTTACACTCCGTGTCATCACCAATTCCCATGCCTGAAGCTTACGGGGGAGACCGGTGAAAAATGTTGTATTTAGATCGGGCAAAAGAACGGCGTGAGGCACGTTGAGTGAATTGAGCGGCCTTGAGTCAGAAATGGGTGAAACTCCACCCAAGACGGTTAGTCGCCCTTTGAGAATTGGAATTATAGGGGATGGTGGTGATACAGGGGCAGGTGTATCGGCTCCGCCTTGTGGTGCTGCAAGGATCTGCATGTCTCCCGGCAAGGCATTAGCGAAGAGGGTAGTTTTTTTAGTTCTGAGTAGATGTGGCAGGTAGTCTAGAAGAACTTCCAGGTGATCAAGCAATGCTTCGTTTTCAGAACGGCTCTTTGGAGTGGCCTTTTTCACCGGAGCGACTTTCTTCACCGGAGCGGCTTTCTTCACCGGAGCGGCTTTCTTCACCGGAGCGGCTTTCTTCACCGGAGCAGCTTTCTTCACCGGAGCAGCCTTTTTGGGAACTATAGGTTTGGCCATATGTCATTGGTATTCCCTCGCGGATTGATTCATGTCAAGTGTTGAATGTCTTTTTTTAGCCGACGTAATTTTATTCACAATACTGAGTTATTTACTCTATTCGATAATAGAAATAAAATAGTTGTTAACATGTTAATACGAAATTGAGGTTTGTAGGAATGTGAAGCAATAAAAGTATGCGGAGTAGCGATCTTATTGCTCGGCCTCATGTTGAAGAGTTCTTCCAGTTGACCATTTTACGAGGTCGTCGAAGTAGGCGGCTGAACCTGGAGCGTCCAGAATTGCATCATCCCTGAATGACAGGTCAAAGGCATTGGCTCCGCTGGTGGCAGATGTAAGGCTGGCATTGTCCAGGTCATAGGTAGAAGATGGGGATGCCGTCGTTTTACGGTTGCCAGCGTAATTCCAGCTTCCTAGACCGTTCTTTCCATGGCTTATGAAGAGGTAGACCGCATTGCTGGTGCGAATACTATCCCCAGTATTGTCTCTGATTTGGATGTTTCCGCCCGCTGGTGGACTTGCGCCAATCGCAGCCGGATACGCACCGCTCATGGCAATGCAGCCGTGTGGGGATGTCGTAGCAGGGTCGCTGGTGTAGGTGGTGGCGGTAGCAGCACTGAGCGGAAGCCAGTTTTGCGGGTCAACGCAGTATTTTGAGACGACATAAGTGATTCTATTTTTCCAGCCATCCAGCATAAAGTCATCTGGTAGATCCAGTTCACGGGTAGGCACTACTCCAAGATATGTATTTGTGCTAATGGTGGCACTGACATTGGGGCAAGTAGCATCTGCAAGATTGCCAGAATTAG includes:
- a CDS encoding type II secretion system protein, which translates into the protein MRKGFSLVELSIVLIVMGLLLAGGLEIAAIQIESAKAKQTRDKLNKIERALQLHYTTTGALPCPANGAAATNAVTHGLGSVSNSGNLADATCPNVSATISTNTYLGVVPTRELDLPDDFMLDGWKNRITYVVSKYCVDPQNWLPLSAATATTYTSDPATTSPHGCIAMSGAYPAAIGASPPAGGNIQIRDNTGDSIRTSNAVYLFISHGKNGLGSWNYAGNRKTTASPSSTYDLDNASLTSATSGANAFDLSFRDDAILDAPGSAAYFDDLVKWSTGRTLQHEAEQ